Proteins encoded together in one Labeo rohita strain BAU-BD-2019 chromosome 21, IGBB_LRoh.1.0, whole genome shotgun sequence window:
- the ncbp3 gene encoding nuclear cap-binding protein subunit 3: MAAVRSLRVSVKSESASDRSESDSESDSDRDAREAEPMEVEEGELESIPVRRSLKELLPDTSRRYENKAGTFITGIDVTSKEAIEKKEKRARRFHFRAEENLAQRNVVLDRDLLKKAIPKARLEALHMSGVDDMSTQDVFGYFKEYPPAHIEWIDDTSCNVVWLDDITSTRALINLSRMPDKKEVTNADSSKPSELPVQPQKARRNRGSDDDEEEEEEEEGEVDDDDEDEVEKADKSRSSDGSEGKASDIEEEPEKKTQETAETSLLSQAERESLLRNDLRPTIKPFKGNKLFLRFATQDDKKELGAARRSRYYMKYGNPNYGGMKGILSNSWKRRYHTRRIQRDILKTKKPLIGDSMGHTPPYTHRHSADLVNLPEEPIEEEEEEEEDGEEDMDADDRVVEYRDRGDKERGPRLGEGGVRSRLGGPSPASSDSDEMDYDLELKMISTPSPKKSMKMTMYADEVETNLRSLRNSIRTETSSSVKSRIGSSSGGGGGGGGGGGSSSSSSSSSKSTADKVTDVRQLLEEKRQGLSQQRSRPPATTSSKTDVRQRLGKRPHSPERRRSVSPVISRNAVSRREPLTDVRSRLGVAKHESRGLYSESSKDKKTGGLWSRLGPSHRDDGDDDKASSRASSSKGIRQRDDEESDGVDDDEEDDSHLQKMWGAMIKQKEQQSNKMKKSRLDNLPSLQIEISRDSSNGSDSDS; this comes from the exons ATGGCGGCGGTGCGCAGCCTGCGGGTGTCTGTGAAGTCCGAAAGCGCGTCTGATCGGTCAGAGTCAGACTCGGAATCAGACTCGGATCGAGATGCCCGGGAAGCGGAGCCCATGGAGGTAGAGGAGGGAGAGCTGGAGTCTATCCCCGTTCGGCGGAGTTTAAAGGAGCTGTTGCCG GACACCAGCCGACGTTATGAAAATAAGGCTGGCACCTTTATCACTGGAATCGATGTCACCTCTAAG GAGGCCATTGAGAAAAAGGAGAAGCGAGCAAGAAGATTTCATTTTCGTGCAGAAGAAAATCTGGCGCAGAGGAATGTTGTACTAGACCGGGATTTGCTGAAGaaag CGATCCCGAAGGCGCGTCTGGAAGCCCTGCACATGAGTGGAGTTGATGACATGAGCACTCAGGATGTTTTCGGCTACTTTAAAGAGTATCCACCCGCCCACATTGAGTGGATAGATGACACTTCCT GCAACGTGGTGTGGCTAGACGACATCACTTCAACCAGAGCTCTCATTAACTTGAGTCGGATGCCAGACAAAAAAGAGGTCACCAATGCCGACAGCTCGAAACCATCTGAACTTCCAGTCCAGCCGCAGAAAG CTCGGCGAAACCGTGGCTCTGAtgatgatgaggaggaggaggaagaggaggaaggcGAGgtagatgatgatgatgaagatgaagtAGAAAAAGCAGATAAGAGCAGGAGCAGTGATGGCAGTGAGGGTAAAGCTAGTGACATTGAAGAAGAGCCCGAAAAGAAAACACAGGAAACCGCAGAG acAAGTCTGCTTTCCCAAGCAGAGCGTGAGTCTCTACTTCGGAACGATCTGCGGCCCACAATCAAGCCTTTCAAAGGCAACAAGCTGTTCTTGCGTTTTGCCACCCAGG ATGACAAAAAGGAGCTGGGTGCGGCCAGGAGAAGTCGATACTACATGAAATACGGGAATCCAAACTATGGTGGCATGAAAGGCATCTTAAGTAACTCTTG GAAACGGAGGTATCACACGCGCAGAATTCAGCGTGACATTCTGAAGACCAAAAAGCCTCTGATTGGAGACAGTATGGGACACACCCCACCTTACACTCATCGACACTCTG CTGACCTGGTGAATCTGCCAGAAGAGCCTatagaagaagaggaagaagaggaggaggatggAGAGGAAGACATGGATGCTGATGATAGAGTAGTGGAGTACAGAGATCGGGGAGACAAGGAACGTGGACCACGGCTAGGGGAAGGAGGCGTGCGTAGTCGCTTAGGGGGCCCGTCGCCAGCATCTTCAGATTCAGATGAGATGGACTATGATCTGGAACTGAAAATGATCTCAACACCATCTCCCAAAAAGAGCATGAAGATGACCATGTATGCCGACGAGGTTGAAACCAACCTTCGCAGTCTTCG GAACTCTATACGAACTGAAACGAGTAGTAGTGTTAAGAGCCGAATTGGCAGCAGCAgcggtggaggaggaggaggaggaggaggaggaggaagcagcagcagcagcagcagctcatCTAAGTCTACAGCAGACAAAGTGACAGATGTTAGGCAGTTATTGGAGGAAAAGAGGCAGGGACTCTCCCAGCAGAGATCACGCCCCCCAGCAACTACAAGTAGCAAGACGG ATGTGAGACAGAGATTAGGCAAAAGACCACACTCTCCAGAGAGACGTCGCTCCGTCTCTCCCGTCATCTCTAGAAACGCAGTGTCTCGGAGAGAGCCTTTGACTGACGTGCGCAGCCGACTCGGAGTGGCAAAGCACGAGAGCCGTGGTCTGTACTCAGAGTCTTCAAAAGACAAGAAAACAG gaGGCTTGTGGAGCCGCCTCGGCCCGTCTCATAGGGACGACGGAGACGATGACAAGGCTTCTTCCCGGGCGTCTTCCTCTAAAGGAATAAGGCAAAGAGATGACGAGGAATCTGACGGAGTTGATGACGACGAAGAAGATGATTCTCATCTGCAGAAGATGTGGGGAGCAATGATCAAGCAGAAGGAGCAGCAGTCCAACAAGATGAAGAAAAGCCGACTGGACAACCTCCCCTCGCTGCAGATCGAGATCAGTCGGGACAGCAGCAACGGCTCGGACAGTGACTCCTGA